A genomic window from Candidatus Protochlamydia phocaeensis includes:
- a CDS encoding small ribosomal subunit Rsm22 family protein gives MKTKKIPLSDFETVMPLLIGAWRRFHKLAGPGDVLQTREFRSVVSAVQTLQQGLESSQNLAGQDYFSQPDLLGAYLLYHWPLHYQQGLSLINEIPDTPGRVLDIGSGPGAFAFAALRHGAREVIALDRNAAALQLAAEVCGRYGFPLTVRRHDVHKISFPVEGKFDLIIVGHCLEELFPDTQKNWMSQQKAWIDALLQKLTPQGHLLLVESSLLHTNRRVLELRDQLVKNNIAVQAPCVWQGECPALQTKNSPCYAQRELEKPYLIKEIQRAAQINLGSLKMSYLILRSPGAAWPTLPPRPLYRIISPPVETQTGKRFYLCGTDGKKNLGSHLTQHPPESRAFEYLKRGELISVEEALEKSNHFDIVLGTRIKVEAALNKPLPDEEFPSD, from the coding sequence ATGAAGACTAAAAAAATTCCCTTATCTGATTTTGAAACGGTCATGCCTTTGCTTATAGGCGCTTGGCGTCGTTTCCATAAACTGGCCGGACCCGGAGATGTCTTGCAAACTCGCGAATTTCGCAGTGTTGTATCAGCTGTCCAGACACTTCAACAAGGTCTGGAATCAAGTCAAAATCTTGCCGGACAAGACTATTTTTCCCAACCCGATTTATTGGGCGCCTACTTGCTTTATCATTGGCCACTGCATTATCAGCAAGGTTTATCCCTTATCAATGAAATTCCCGATACGCCTGGGCGCGTACTGGATATCGGAAGCGGACCTGGGGCATTTGCCTTTGCTGCTTTGCGCCATGGGGCAAGAGAAGTGATCGCCCTTGACCGCAATGCCGCCGCTCTCCAGCTAGCCGCCGAGGTATGCGGACGTTATGGATTTCCTTTGACCGTTAGACGGCATGACGTGCATAAAATCTCTTTTCCTGTTGAGGGAAAATTTGATCTCATTATTGTGGGCCACTGCCTGGAAGAGCTTTTTCCCGATACGCAGAAAAATTGGATGAGCCAGCAAAAAGCGTGGATTGATGCCCTTTTACAAAAGCTCACGCCTCAAGGCCATTTGCTCTTAGTCGAAAGCTCGCTTCTTCATACCAACCGACGGGTGCTAGAACTGCGCGATCAACTCGTCAAAAACAATATCGCCGTTCAAGCCCCTTGCGTATGGCAGGGAGAATGCCCAGCCTTGCAAACGAAGAATAGCCCTTGTTATGCCCAACGAGAATTAGAAAAACCCTATCTTATCAAAGAGATTCAACGGGCGGCACAGATCAATTTAGGCTCTTTAAAAATGTCCTATCTCATTCTTCGCAGCCCAGGGGCAGCTTGGCCGACCCTCCCACCCCGCCCTCTCTACCGAATCATCAGCCCACCCGTTGAAACGCAAACCGGCAAACGCTTTTACCTTTGCGGGACCGACGGCAAAAAAAACCTAGGCTCCCACTTGACCCAGCATCCTCCCGAATCGCGGGCCTTCGAATATCTGAAGAGAGGAGAATTGATTTCCGTAGAAGAGGCTCTGGAAAAATCCAATCATTTTGATATTGTCCTGGGCACACGCATCAAAG